Proteins from one Pristis pectinata isolate sPriPec2 chromosome 34, sPriPec2.1.pri, whole genome shotgun sequence genomic window:
- the LOC127586018 gene encoding claudin-3-like — protein MASVALEIVGLLLSVSGLVCALLSCALPLWKVPAFQGGNMVTALQTWEGLWMDCVWQSTGELVCSTFDSVLILSGQLQAARALTTTAAALAAVGILLTIPGAGWTTLIRWLTCKVRITSAAGFIFLLTGVLQLVPVSTTASGIVSDFYSESTPEQAKKELGPSLYLGMAAGILFIAGGCSLWVSCYMRRGQDTCPVLYTPGHADAIQSQYV, from the coding sequence atggcaTCCGTTGCCCTTGAGATTGTGGGTCTCCTGCTGTCGGTGAGCGGGCTGGTCTGCGCTCTCCTGAGCTGCGCGCTGCCCCTGTGGAAGGTGCCGGCTTTCCAAGGGGGGAACATGGTGACAGCTCTGCAGACGTGGGAGGGCCTGTGGATGGACTGCGTCTGGCAGAGCACCGGCGAGCTGGTCTGCAGTACCTTCGACTCCGTCCTGATCCTGAGCGGGCAGCTGCAGGCGGCCAGGGCGCTGACAACCACAGCGGCCGCGCTGGCGGCTGTGGGCATCCTGCTGACCATCCCCGGCGCCGGCTGGACCACGCTCATCCGCTGGCTGACCTGCAAGGTCCGCATCACCTCGGCCGCCGGCTTCATCTTCCTGCTGACCGGTGTCCTGCAGCTCGTCCCCGTCTCCACCACTGCCAGCGGCATCGTCAGTGACTTCTACAGCGAGTCCACCCCCGAGCAGGCCAAGAAAGAACTGGGACCTTCCTTATACCTCGGCATGGCCGCCGGGATCCTCTTCATCGCCGGCGGTTGCTCCTTGTGGGTCTCCTGTTACATGCGGAGAGGACAAGACACGTGTCCAGTGCTTTACACCCCAGGTCACGCAGACGCCATTCAAAGCCAGTATGTCTAG